From the genome of Geoglobus ahangari, one region includes:
- a CDS encoding CaiB/BaiF CoA transferase family protein, translating into MEEKIVGMAIDPEYAKFVYSLTSPDEVYGKPEALEGVVVLDLSYGNYAGLFASSLLAELGAEVIRIEPPEGDVARKMTPFGIMVGDAGLAYLTEGRNKFHVTLNLESEEGREMFRKLVKKADVVIETFKPGYMDSLGIGYRQLKEINPRLIYCAIHSFGQFGKDSEKHGNQPSYDLVDQARGVVMSVTGEPDLDPEVPEEYKKPLKHGNWMGWYVGGAWAALGIQLALFHRHRTGKGQFIDVAPSEGLMAIANYLMQYFHMSGRKMVRAGNFDYAVFPYTYVKSKDGYVFMSGFTDPNWAALCEIMNRPDLQERFPTTKERLTPENQPIIQHEIEKFTSQHTSEELLNMILEYSRRPDKKGTVVTGRLNSPKEVLEVEHHQIRKTFVKLTDPHYGELLIPNSTFRFMSRTPGRVKWACRPIGADNEFIYGKYLGISGEKLEKLREKGVV; encoded by the coding sequence ATGGAGGAGAAGATTGTCGGAATGGCGATTGATCCCGAGTACGCGAAGTTTGTGTACTCGCTCACAAGCCCTGATGAGGTTTACGGAAAGCCTGAAGCTCTTGAGGGCGTGGTTGTGCTTGATCTGAGCTACGGGAACTACGCTGGACTCTTCGCATCATCACTGCTTGCGGAGCTTGGGGCTGAGGTGATAAGGATCGAGCCTCCCGAAGGAGATGTGGCAAGGAAGATGACTCCCTTCGGCATAATGGTCGGAGACGCGGGACTTGCATACCTCACAGAGGGAAGGAACAAGTTCCACGTCACGCTGAACCTCGAGAGCGAGGAAGGGCGAGAGATGTTCAGAAAGCTCGTTAAGAAGGCTGACGTTGTGATCGAGACGTTCAAGCCCGGGTACATGGACTCTCTCGGCATAGGTTACAGGCAGCTGAAGGAGATCAACCCGAGGCTGATCTACTGCGCAATACACAGCTTCGGCCAGTTTGGGAAGGACAGTGAGAAGCACGGTAACCAGCCGAGCTACGATCTGGTGGATCAGGCGAGGGGCGTGGTGATGTCCGTCACCGGAGAGCCCGACCTCGATCCCGAGGTTCCGGAGGAGTACAAGAAGCCCCTCAAGCACGGAAACTGGATGGGGTGGTATGTAGGAGGTGCGTGGGCGGCACTCGGAATTCAGCTCGCCCTGTTCCACAGGCACAGGACTGGAAAGGGACAGTTCATAGACGTGGCTCCTTCAGAGGGTCTGATGGCCATCGCAAACTACCTGATGCAGTACTTCCACATGTCCGGCAGGAAGATGGTGAGAGCTGGAAACTTCGACTATGCCGTTTTCCCCTACACTTACGTGAAGTCCAAAGACGGGTATGTGTTCATGTCCGGGTTCACAGATCCGAACTGGGCTGCGCTGTGTGAGATAATGAACCGCCCCGACCTGCAGGAGAGGTTCCCGACCACCAAGGAGAGGCTCACTCCAGAGAACCAGCCCATCATACAGCACGAGATAGAGAAGTTCACGTCCCAGCACACCTCGGAGGAGCTGCTGAACATGATACTCGAGTACTCGAGAAGGCCGGACAAGAAAGGAACGGTTGTCACGGGAAGACTGAACTCACCCAAGGAGGTGCTGGAGGTGGAGCACCACCAGATAAGGAAGACGTTCGTGAAGCTGACCGACCCCCACTACGGAGAGCTGCTGATCCCCAACTCGACCTTCAGGTTCATGTCGAGAACTCCCGGAAGGGTGAAGTGGGCCTGCAGGCCAATCGGAGCGGACAACGAGTTCATATACGGAAAGTACCTCGGAATCTCCGGAGAGAAGCTGGAAAAATTGAGGGAAAAGGGAGTTGTTTAA
- a CDS encoding CoA transferase: MTISGTGGDILQEFREFVRGILGGDFFEKDESLKGVRVLEVCSVVLGPAATDILAEFGAEVIKFEPKRGDQMRYVSPFAYYWKNLSPGLLEQNHNKYWVGMHFGHPKARKLFYDFVKKSDVVVDNLTPGRLAKWGLSYDRLREINPKIIQLHVSGFGSWGPFTGRTSYDAIAQSEGGLSYITGHEGRGPIKSGVWIADWITALMSALAIVTALNYREVSGEGQFIDYSQVENVIRFMDWTWLYVFKTGENRERYGNRDVAICPSDLFKCRDGWVAIAAFTEREFEGLCRAMDRMDLYERFRDPVERLKDENARAILAEIAKWAESKTVEEVEELADTLGFSASRVIDVEEAYNSEHFRERGAVQEYYDPLYGRLVEPAYPPRMETPARLKWGARPLGFDNEYVLTRVLGLSMDEIKRLEEEGVIYKWDPNIAPQTPPPDWDGKRGLKFP; encoded by the coding sequence ATGACAATAAGTGGAACAGGAGGTGATATTCTGCAGGAGTTCAGGGAGTTTGTAAGAGGGATTTTAGGTGGCGACTTTTTTGAAAAGGACGAGTCCCTCAAGGGTGTGAGGGTGCTCGAGGTTTGCTCGGTTGTTCTCGGACCCGCCGCGACTGACATTCTCGCCGAATTCGGAGCAGAGGTGATCAAGTTCGAGCCGAAGAGAGGAGACCAGATGAGGTACGTCTCCCCCTTCGCGTACTACTGGAAGAACCTCTCCCCCGGCCTTCTCGAGCAGAACCACAACAAGTACTGGGTCGGCATGCACTTCGGACATCCGAAGGCGAGAAAGCTATTCTACGATTTCGTGAAGAAGAGCGATGTCGTCGTGGACAACCTCACACCTGGAAGGCTTGCGAAGTGGGGACTGAGCTACGACAGGCTCAGGGAGATAAACCCGAAAATCATCCAGCTACACGTATCCGGGTTCGGCAGCTGGGGCCCTTTCACCGGAAGGACGAGCTACGACGCAATAGCCCAGAGCGAGGGCGGGCTGTCGTACATAACCGGCCACGAGGGCAGGGGGCCGATAAAGTCGGGGGTTTGGATAGCCGACTGGATAACCGCGCTCATGAGCGCTCTCGCGATAGTGACGGCCCTGAACTACAGGGAGGTGAGCGGAGAGGGCCAGTTCATAGACTACTCGCAGGTGGAGAACGTCATCAGGTTCATGGACTGGACGTGGCTGTACGTCTTCAAGACGGGAGAGAACAGGGAGAGGTACGGGAACAGGGACGTTGCGATCTGCCCATCAGACCTGTTCAAGTGCAGGGACGGATGGGTGGCGATAGCTGCCTTCACCGAGAGGGAGTTTGAGGGACTGTGCAGGGCCATGGACAGGATGGACCTCTACGAGAGGTTCAGAGACCCGGTGGAGAGGTTGAAGGATGAGAACGCGAGAGCTATTCTCGCAGAAATTGCGAAGTGGGCCGAGAGCAAGACTGTGGAGGAGGTCGAGGAGCTGGCAGACACCCTCGGCTTTTCAGCGAGCAGGGTGATAGATGTTGAAGAGGCCTACAACAGCGAGCACTTCAGGGAGAGAGGAGCGGTGCAGGAGTACTACGACCCGCTCTACGGCAGGCTCGTCGAGCCAGCCTACCCACCGAGGATGGAAACTCCTGCGAGACTCAAGTGGGGTGCGAGGCCGCTGGGCTTCGACAACGAGTACGTGCTGACGAGGGTTCTTGGGCTGAGCATGGATGAGATCAAAAGGCTTGAGGAGGAGGGCGTCATCTACAAGTGGGATCCGAACATCGCCCCGCAGACTCCTCCCCCGGACTGGGATGGAAAGAGGGGGTTGAAGTTCCCGTGA
- a CDS encoding class I SAM-dependent methyltransferase — protein MMRGGRMEVKDRIRRYWDDRSATYDSSPGHSGLENAWKEVLSAVFHGKMRILDIGTGTGFLAILLAELGHEVVGIDLSEGMLSVAREKARRAGVSVDFRIADAENLPFDDESFDATICRHVLWTLPNPEKAVGEWSRVVRSGGKVVVIDGSWYGSGLKRAFGRFLVSIYERRNPFRPVGYDGDLSRHLPLHKRVTPEKVAGLMESAGLGKVSVTDLGWIRERLMADRPFFYRLAWSGRSYFLVEGVKGV, from the coding sequence ATGATGAGGGGTGGCAGGATGGAGGTCAAGGACAGGATCAGGAGGTACTGGGACGATAGGAGCGCGACCTATGACAGCTCTCCGGGACACAGTGGCTTGGAGAATGCCTGGAAGGAGGTTCTGTCTGCTGTCTTCCACGGAAAAATGAGGATACTTGACATTGGAACCGGTACAGGATTCCTCGCGATACTGCTCGCCGAGCTCGGGCACGAGGTTGTCGGGATCGACCTGTCGGAGGGTATGTTAAGCGTTGCGAGGGAGAAAGCTAGGAGAGCTGGGGTCAGCGTTGACTTCAGGATTGCTGATGCTGAGAACCTGCCATTCGACGATGAGAGCTTTGACGCCACCATATGCAGGCACGTCCTCTGGACTCTCCCCAATCCGGAGAAGGCTGTGGGGGAGTGGAGCAGGGTCGTTCGGAGCGGCGGCAAGGTTGTTGTGATTGACGGATCGTGGTATGGCAGCGGGCTGAAGAGGGCTTTTGGCCGGTTCCTCGTCTCAATCTACGAGAGAAGGAACCCGTTTAGGCCTGTGGGTTATGATGGAGATCTCAGCAGACACCTGCCTCTCCACAAGCGGGTCACTCCAGAGAAAGTTGCCGGGCTGATGGAGAGCGCAGGTCTCGGGAAGGTCTCCGTAACGGATCTCGGCTGGATCAGGGAGAGGCTGATGGCCGACAGGCCGTTCTTCTATAGGCTCGCGTGGAGTGGAAGGTCCTACTTCCTTGTTGAAGGAGTCAAGGGGGTGTGA
- a CDS encoding ABC transporter substrate-binding protein — protein sequence MVRQRYFALIVLVLAIALAGCAQKEASSAENAGMATITDLMGREVHVKVPVERVVITFNVEEYVAVGGEDALKKVVGWSKYYWEGRRPTVWNAYLQKYPWIDEIPDVGYPWKGTFSAEKVIELKPDVVIMSKDQYKYVKEDLEKLEKAGIPVVFIDYYEPFNVTTHSKSTMLLGILLGKEKRAKELVEYYKSQVDEVLKRLKKVEDRPKVLLLGKGWTTYGRDHYRGKMIEFAGGENIAAKVVEKSGEISPEYVLEENPDVVIFIGKKGWNVDLGYGIEREKAEEMLRELINRPGWENLNAVKNGRVYAIHIYFVHGHIYDFVALQYFAKWLHPELFSDLDPEKSWEEFHEKFLPVKYSGTWAVSLESPKAERVIKVTDLAGRTVEVKVPVSRVVLLYGLEDYAAVGGEEALNKLVGLNSWRYKKYRPDWWQGWIENYPWLAELPDVGQPGKTFEVEQVLKLNPDVVIADRSMLKYMDEDLKRLEKAGIPVVFTDYFPHSSNVTELFDEVNRSTMLLGTLLGKEERARELVQFFREQVSSVVEKAQDAENRPKAIVFATWSEWRAYGKEGMYNHWIDMAGGRNIAAEVVSGASGDVNPEFVLEQNPDVIVFTCNNNFPSGQRVAIGYTVDSDAEAKAALRELINRPGWENLNAVKNGRVYIVHHGLSHGHIFEFACLQYIAKWLHPELFGNLNPEGSLKEFYERFMPLPYRGVWATSIGG from the coding sequence ATGGTGAGGCAGAGGTATTTTGCCCTGATTGTTCTCGTTTTGGCGATTGCTCTGGCTGGCTGCGCTCAGAAGGAGGCTTCGAGTGCTGAGAATGCCGGGATGGCGACGATCACCGACCTCATGGGCAGGGAGGTGCACGTGAAGGTTCCGGTGGAGAGGGTGGTCATAACGTTCAACGTGGAGGAGTACGTTGCTGTTGGTGGGGAAGATGCGTTGAAGAAGGTCGTTGGATGGAGCAAGTACTACTGGGAGGGCAGAAGGCCGACCGTGTGGAACGCGTACCTCCAGAAGTACCCGTGGATAGACGAGATTCCGGACGTTGGCTATCCGTGGAAGGGCACGTTCAGCGCTGAGAAGGTAATCGAGCTGAAGCCGGACGTTGTGATAATGTCGAAGGATCAGTACAAGTACGTGAAGGAGGATTTGGAAAAGCTCGAGAAGGCCGGGATTCCGGTTGTTTTCATAGACTACTACGAGCCGTTTAACGTTACGACTCACTCCAAGAGCACGATGCTTCTCGGCATCCTTCTGGGCAAGGAGAAGAGGGCGAAGGAACTTGTCGAGTACTACAAGTCTCAGGTGGACGAGGTGCTGAAAAGGCTCAAGAAGGTTGAGGACAGGCCCAAGGTTCTCCTCCTCGGGAAGGGGTGGACGACCTACGGTAGGGATCACTACAGGGGTAAGATGATCGAGTTTGCCGGAGGAGAGAACATAGCGGCGAAGGTCGTGGAGAAGTCTGGGGAGATCAGCCCCGAGTACGTGCTCGAGGAGAACCCCGACGTGGTGATATTCATAGGGAAGAAGGGGTGGAACGTCGATCTCGGGTACGGGATCGAGAGAGAAAAGGCGGAGGAGATGCTCAGGGAGCTGATAAACAGACCGGGCTGGGAGAACCTGAACGCGGTGAAGAACGGCAGGGTTTATGCGATACACATCTACTTTGTCCACGGCCACATCTACGACTTCGTGGCGCTGCAGTACTTCGCAAAGTGGCTCCACCCTGAGCTATTCAGCGATCTCGACCCCGAAAAGTCGTGGGAGGAGTTCCACGAGAAGTTCCTGCCGGTGAAGTACAGCGGAACTTGGGCTGTGAGCCTCGAGAGCCCGAAAGCCGAGAGGGTGATAAAGGTCACGGATCTCGCTGGGAGGACGGTTGAGGTGAAGGTTCCGGTGAGCAGGGTCGTCCTTCTATACGGCCTTGAGGACTACGCTGCAGTTGGGGGCGAAGAGGCTCTCAACAAGCTCGTAGGGCTGAATTCATGGAGGTACAAGAAGTACAGGCCGGACTGGTGGCAGGGATGGATCGAGAACTACCCGTGGCTTGCCGAGTTACCCGATGTAGGGCAGCCGGGCAAGACGTTCGAGGTTGAGCAGGTTCTGAAGCTCAATCCCGATGTGGTCATAGCCGACAGGTCCATGCTCAAGTACATGGACGAGGATCTTAAGAGGCTCGAGAAGGCGGGAATCCCCGTGGTATTCACGGACTACTTCCCGCACAGCAGCAACGTCACCGAGCTCTTTGATGAGGTCAACAGGAGCACGATGCTTCTCGGCACATTGCTCGGAAAGGAGGAGAGGGCGAGGGAGCTCGTTCAGTTCTTCAGAGAGCAGGTGAGCTCCGTCGTTGAAAAAGCTCAGGATGCCGAGAACAGGCCCAAGGCGATCGTGTTTGCCACGTGGTCGGAGTGGAGAGCCTACGGTAAGGAGGGGATGTACAACCACTGGATAGACATGGCGGGTGGAAGGAACATAGCCGCCGAGGTTGTGAGCGGGGCGAGCGGAGACGTGAACCCCGAGTTCGTCCTCGAGCAGAATCCGGACGTGATAGTGTTCACGTGCAACAACAACTTCCCAAGCGGGCAGAGGGTGGCGATAGGATACACGGTTGACAGCGATGCGGAGGCAAAGGCGGCTCTCAGGGAGCTGATAAACAGACCGGGCTGGGAGAACCTGAACGCGGTGAAGAACGGCAGGGTGTACATAGTTCACCACGGACTCTCTCACGGGCACATATTCGAGTTCGCATGCCTGCAGTACATTGCCAAGTGGCTGCATCCCGAGCTGTTCGGCAATCTGAACCCGGAGGGAAGTCTGAAGGAGTTTTACGAGAGGTTCATGCCCTTGCCGTACAGGGGAGTTTGGGCCACGAGCATCGGAGGATGA
- a CDS encoding FecCD family ABC transporter permease → MSMEGMYRSLIYRRVQFLLTFFVLSVILAVLNLTTGPMNLGVGDVLSSLLNPGTAPKDVVVWEYRLPWTLTALLVGGALGLAGLQMQTILNNPLASPYTLGVSAGAGFGAALAYVLGVKVIPAVPPEFVVPVNAFFFSFLTCMLIMFIGKLRGFTSETLVLGGIAISFMFQSLLALLQYYASEETLQAIVFWLFGSLTKASLLKAQVILAVLVPVTLALMLRSWKITALRLGEEKARALGVNTEAIRVEVLVYVSLLTSIAICFVGIIGFVGLVAPHIARMLIGEDQRFLIIGSILCGGVVLLGGALVSKTVVPGAIFPIGIITSLLGVPFFMFLVMRGRRQIW, encoded by the coding sequence ATGAGCATGGAGGGAATGTACAGGTCTCTGATCTACAGGAGGGTTCAGTTCCTCCTCACATTTTTTGTTCTGAGCGTGATCCTTGCGGTTCTCAACCTCACAACCGGCCCAATGAACCTCGGTGTTGGGGATGTTTTGAGCAGCCTGCTGAACCCGGGAACTGCGCCAAAAGACGTGGTCGTCTGGGAGTACAGGCTGCCGTGGACGCTGACAGCACTGCTCGTCGGTGGGGCTCTTGGACTTGCCGGCCTGCAGATGCAGACGATACTGAACAACCCGCTCGCCAGCCCGTACACCCTCGGCGTCTCCGCAGGAGCTGGATTTGGCGCAGCCCTCGCCTACGTTCTCGGGGTGAAGGTAATCCCCGCAGTCCCGCCCGAGTTTGTGGTGCCGGTGAATGCCTTCTTCTTCTCCTTCCTGACCTGCATGCTGATCATGTTCATCGGGAAGCTCAGGGGCTTTACGAGCGAGACTCTCGTCCTCGGGGGGATTGCGATATCCTTCATGTTCCAGTCCCTGCTCGCCCTGCTGCAGTACTACGCGAGCGAGGAGACGCTGCAGGCGATAGTCTTCTGGCTCTTTGGAAGTCTAACCAAGGCGAGCCTGCTGAAGGCTCAGGTGATCCTCGCAGTCCTCGTCCCCGTCACCCTGGCCCTCATGCTCAGGTCTTGGAAGATCACGGCCCTCAGGCTGGGTGAGGAGAAGGCGAGGGCTCTCGGGGTGAACACAGAGGCGATCAGGGTGGAGGTTCTTGTTTATGTTTCCCTCCTGACATCCATAGCGATCTGCTTCGTGGGGATAATTGGGTTTGTCGGCCTTGTCGCTCCCCACATCGCGAGAATGCTTATCGGGGAGGATCAGAGGTTCCTGATAATTGGCTCGATACTGTGTGGTGGAGTTGTACTTCTTGGGGGAGCGCTTGTGAGTAAAACAGTTGTTCCGGGGGCGATATTCCCCATAGGGATAATCACGTCCCTGCTCGGGGTGCCGTTTTTCATGTTCCTCGTCATGAGGGGGAGGAGGCAGATATGGTAG
- a CDS encoding ABC transporter ATP-binding protein, translating into MVAVEVRDVSFRYGSRSVLEGVSFSAEEGEVTAVIGPNGAGKTTLLKMVAGLERPTSGSVLLDGTDVREMGREEVTRIVSYLPQENVIPGIMTVYEVVLLGRIPYLTWRVKNRDLQVVDRVLAELGMESYAERLANQLSGGERQMVLIAQALVREPRVLLLDEPVSNLDIRNQLEILELVRRVTEERGVTTIVILHDLNLAARYADRLVVLNRGKVYASGAPREVLTTDLLPEVYGVEGRVEVGEHIHVLPVKPIKNGAR; encoded by the coding sequence ATGGTAGCTGTAGAGGTGAGGGACGTCTCCTTCAGGTATGGCTCAAGGAGCGTCCTCGAGGGCGTAAGCTTTTCGGCAGAGGAGGGAGAGGTCACGGCAGTCATAGGCCCGAACGGTGCCGGAAAGACGACTCTGCTCAAGATGGTGGCCGGACTTGAAAGGCCAACGTCCGGTAGTGTTCTTCTGGACGGCACTGATGTTAGGGAGATGGGCAGGGAGGAGGTGACGAGGATCGTCAGCTACCTGCCTCAGGAGAACGTGATACCGGGGATAATGACTGTTTACGAGGTCGTGCTGCTCGGGAGAATTCCGTACCTCACGTGGAGGGTGAAGAATCGCGACCTACAGGTGGTGGACAGGGTTCTTGCTGAGCTGGGAATGGAGAGCTACGCGGAGAGGCTCGCGAACCAGCTCAGCGGTGGGGAGAGGCAGATGGTTCTGATCGCCCAGGCCCTCGTGAGGGAGCCGAGGGTTTTGCTGCTGGATGAGCCGGTATCGAACCTCGACATAAGGAACCAGCTCGAGATACTGGAGCTCGTCAGAAGGGTGACGGAAGAGCGCGGAGTTACGACGATCGTGATACTCCACGACCTGAATCTGGCCGCAAGATACGCGGACAGGCTCGTGGTCCTCAACCGCGGCAAAGTGTATGCGAGCGGAGCTCCGAGGGAGGTGCTCACGACAGACCTGCTGCCAGAGGTTTACGGTGTGGAGGGCAGGGTTGAGGTTGGAGAGCACATACACGTCCTCCCCGTGAAGCCCATTAAGAACGGGGCGAGGTAG
- a CDS encoding protein-L-isoaspartate O-methyltransferase: protein MDEYFERRKRMVERLKDELKISEKVAKAMLEVPRHLFVPPHMRREAYNDYPLPIGYGQTISAPHMVAIMCDLLDLKEGERVLEVGTGSGYHAAVVSRIVGEEGLVVTVERIPELAETAKKIYESLCYDNIKVVVGDGSVGYEELAPYDKIYVTASAPKIPVKLLAQLKNGGRMVIPVGDFVQHLYVVDKDEYGRVKKRSWGAVRFVPLIGEEGFED, encoded by the coding sequence ATGGACGAGTACTTTGAGAGAAGAAAGAGGATGGTGGAGAGGCTCAAGGACGAGCTGAAAATCTCGGAGAAGGTAGCGAAGGCCATGCTCGAGGTTCCGAGGCACCTGTTCGTCCCACCTCACATGAGAAGGGAGGCATACAACGACTACCCTCTGCCGATAGGCTACGGGCAAACGATAAGCGCCCCCCACATGGTCGCGATCATGTGCGATCTGCTCGACCTGAAGGAGGGGGAGAGGGTTCTTGAGGTCGGAACCGGGAGTGGCTATCACGCCGCGGTTGTGTCGAGGATTGTAGGCGAAGAGGGGCTGGTCGTGACGGTGGAGAGGATTCCGGAGCTTGCTGAGACGGCCAAGAAGATCTACGAGTCCCTCTGCTACGACAACATAAAGGTTGTTGTGGGAGATGGTAGTGTTGGCTACGAGGAGCTCGCTCCATACGACAAGATCTACGTCACCGCAAGCGCTCCGAAAATTCCGGTCAAGCTGCTCGCCCAGCTCAAAAACGGAGGGAGGATGGTTATCCCCGTGGGGGACTTCGTCCAGCACCTGTACGTGGTGGACAAGGACGAGTACGGGAGGGTGAAAAAGAGGAGCTGGGGGGCTGTCAGGTTCGTTCCGCTTATAGGTGAGGAGGGGTTTGAGGACTGA
- a CDS encoding NTP transferase domain-containing protein — translation MLAIVMCGGRGSRLGFVEKPMISVGGKRLVEGVMEELELAGLETVFVTSPFTPETERFLREMGLEVFRADGGGYMHDLRQAVFEYRILEPVLNVNSDLYFRERGIILRFLRAYLTSSSPAMSAVFPSGRRVGINAFDPALGEQREEKFIIEESRVINIDTPGDLERLRDGRVL, via the coding sequence ATGCTCGCCATAGTGATGTGCGGCGGAAGGGGCAGCAGGCTGGGATTCGTGGAGAAGCCCATGATTTCCGTGGGCGGGAAAAGGCTTGTTGAGGGCGTAATGGAGGAGCTCGAGCTGGCCGGGCTCGAGACTGTGTTCGTCACCTCCCCATTCACACCAGAGACAGAGAGGTTTCTCAGGGAGATGGGGCTGGAGGTGTTCAGGGCCGATGGAGGAGGGTACATGCACGACCTCCGTCAGGCTGTTTTCGAGTACCGCATTCTCGAGCCGGTCCTGAACGTGAACTCCGACCTGTACTTCCGGGAAAGAGGGATCATCCTCAGGTTTCTGAGAGCTTACCTCACCTCATCCTCCCCGGCAATGTCTGCCGTGTTTCCGAGCGGCAGGAGGGTGGGCATAAACGCCTTCGACCCCGCGCTGGGGGAGCAGAGGGAGGAAAAGTTCATTATTGAGGAGAGCAGAGTTATCAACATAGACACGCCCGGCGATCTGGAGAGGCTGAGAGATGGACGAGTACTTTGA
- the cobS gene encoding adenosylcobinamide-GDP ribazoletransferase: MKSLRAGISFFSTIRAGGEFEDLTRNLYIMPAIGAILGAIVGMAGYPLSLYGLGFLIVVVYLGVEGINHVDGLSDFFDAYFAPESRKLKALKDLNTGTGGTVAVALYIILLTLFFTRIDPARVVPALVLSQSLAKQGMLHLMLSSRPLWEGMVSEFVRHARRRDYASYAVTLSIALLIGMEFLQQTALSLAAYLLTLLAMKVYADRRFGGINGDVVGATNCLIFLAVIGVWACSP; this comes from the coding sequence GTGAAATCGCTAAGAGCGGGCATCAGCTTCTTCTCAACGATACGGGCAGGAGGGGAGTTTGAGGACCTGACAAGGAACCTCTACATCATGCCCGCAATTGGCGCGATTCTGGGTGCGATTGTCGGGATGGCTGGCTACCCTCTCTCCCTTTACGGACTCGGGTTCCTCATCGTGGTTGTCTATCTGGGCGTTGAGGGGATCAACCACGTTGACGGGCTTTCGGACTTCTTCGACGCATACTTCGCCCCAGAGAGCAGGAAGCTCAAAGCCTTGAAAGACCTGAACACAGGAACCGGGGGGACTGTGGCTGTGGCGCTCTACATAATCCTGCTCACACTGTTTTTCACCCGAATTGACCCAGCCAGAGTCGTTCCCGCGCTTGTCCTCTCCCAGAGCCTTGCCAAGCAGGGCATGCTCCACCTGATGCTCTCCTCAAGGCCGCTCTGGGAGGGGATGGTCTCGGAGTTCGTGAGGCATGCGAGAAGGCGGGATTACGCGTCTTATGCAGTAACTCTAAGCATCGCCCTGCTCATAGGCATGGAGTTTCTCCAGCAAACCGCACTCTCGCTCGCAGCGTACCTGCTGACCCTTCTGGCGATGAAGGTCTATGCGGACAGGAGGTTTGGGGGGATAAACGGAGACGTGGTTGGTGCGACGAACTGCCTGATATTTCTGGCTGTAATCGGTGTGTGGGCATGCTCGCCATAG
- a CDS encoding radical SAM protein: MITEYEVGDEKVFLLRRIIEVRIKKNVYERLRRRLSKEEIIQFSEEKRVLHHTTKRDLYYITRESGIPLLGHAAFGLIDRGTNLIQVRPITGCNLNCIFCSVDEGRKSRTKANDFIVDPDYLVEQFRKVAEFKGKGVEAHIDGQAEPFLYPYLPELVRGLKEVRETEVVSIQTNGTLLSESLIDQLEGSLDRINLSVSSLNPERAEKIYGVRYPVEKVRRIAEYIADSRIDLLIAPVWLPGINDEDIREIIEFALDIGAGKRWPPLGIQKYIPYKGGRKVKRVISFKFFYEKLRELEREYGVKLVLSPKDFGIEKRRRYPSKIRKGEVYSAKIVVDGRGFGEKIAVVGDRVVTVLTDRDVGEHVRFRIVRAKDGIYLGEEV; this comes from the coding sequence ATGATAACCGAGTACGAGGTTGGAGATGAGAAGGTCTTCCTCCTCAGGAGGATAATCGAGGTAAGGATAAAGAAGAACGTTTACGAGAGGCTCAGGAGGAGGCTCAGCAAGGAGGAGATTATCCAGTTCTCCGAGGAAAAGAGGGTTCTGCACCACACGACGAAGAGGGATCTTTACTACATAACGAGGGAGTCGGGCATCCCGCTTCTGGGGCATGCGGCCTTCGGCCTCATTGACAGGGGCACAAACCTCATTCAGGTCAGGCCGATTACCGGCTGCAACCTGAACTGCATATTCTGCAGCGTTGATGAAGGCAGAAAGAGCAGGACGAAGGCCAACGACTTCATAGTCGATCCGGACTACTTGGTTGAGCAGTTCCGTAAGGTCGCGGAGTTTAAGGGCAAGGGCGTGGAGGCTCACATAGACGGGCAGGCCGAGCCGTTCCTCTACCCCTACCTCCCCGAGCTTGTGAGGGGGCTCAAGGAGGTCAGGGAGACGGAGGTCGTCTCCATACAGACCAACGGAACACTGCTGAGCGAAAGTCTGATCGATCAGCTTGAGGGAAGTCTCGACAGAATCAACCTGAGCGTCAGCAGCCTCAACCCGGAGAGGGCTGAGAAGATCTACGGTGTGAGGTACCCCGTGGAGAAGGTCAGGAGGATCGCAGAATACATAGCTGACAGCAGGATAGACCTGCTGATCGCTCCTGTGTGGCTTCCGGGGATAAACGACGAGGACATCCGGGAGATAATCGAGTTCGCCCTCGACATCGGAGCTGGCAAGAGGTGGCCACCCCTTGGAATCCAGAAGTACATACCCTACAAGGGCGGCAGGAAGGTGAAGAGGGTTATCAGCTTCAAATTCTTCTACGAGAAGCTCAGGGAGCTTGAGAGAGAGTATGGGGTAAAGCTTGTCCTGAGCCCGAAGGACTTTGGAATTGAGAAGAGGAGAAGGTATCCATCAAAAATCAGAAAGGGAGAGGTTTACTCGGCGAAAATAGTGGTGGATGGAAGGGGATTTGGCGAGAAGATCGCTGTTGTCGGAGACAGGGTTGTAACGGTTCTGACTGACAGGGATGTTGGAGAGCACGTGAGGTTCAGGATAGTCAGGGCGAAGGACGGGATATATCTGGGGGAGGAGGTATGA